Proteins found in one Candidatus Methylomirabilota bacterium genomic segment:
- a CDS encoding glycosyltransferase: MTDATGPSVSIVIPTYNEEADIARCLDGAVSLDPPADEIIVVDDGSVDGTLGIVGGYAERFGIAVLRQPQNRGVAAARNRGLREATGEIVVILNADVMLPKDFLPAVLRHYAEGADFVLVQSRVANDDALFPRYIEAQHHAWYDHRDDIVWTEGFSCRRAAALAVGLFDEHFPGASGEDAVFGERLEQGYRKVIDRSIVVTHIAPSTLREFWRQRRGRGRGWPFRLYYVDRVPLEVIRYYLVGVCVWSVGQLLTVVPFVRTAARLARFDRRGRRAIPGFTLAAIVEHVAHRQGEVRAYREIARRRSADAATRTST, from the coding sequence ATGACGGACGCGACGGGGCCCTCGGTGTCGATCGTGATCCCGACCTACAACGAGGAGGCCGACATCGCCCGGTGCCTGGACGGGGCGGTCTCGCTGGACCCCCCGGCCGACGAGATCATCGTCGTCGACGATGGCTCGGTGGACGGCACGCTCGGGATCGTGGGGGGCTATGCGGAGCGGTTCGGGATCGCCGTGCTGCGGCAGCCGCAGAACCGGGGGGTGGCGGCGGCCCGCAATCGCGGCCTGCGGGAGGCGACCGGCGAGATCGTCGTGATCCTCAACGCGGACGTGATGCTGCCCAAGGACTTTCTTCCCGCCGTGCTCCGTCATTACGCGGAAGGCGCCGACTTCGTCCTGGTCCAGTCCAGGGTGGCGAACGACGACGCGCTGTTTCCGCGATACATCGAAGCGCAGCACCATGCCTGGTACGACCACCGGGACGACATCGTGTGGACCGAAGGGTTCTCGTGCCGGCGGGCGGCGGCCCTGGCCGTCGGGTTGTTCGACGAGCACTTTCCGGGGGCGTCGGGCGAGGACGCGGTCTTCGGCGAGCGGCTCGAGCAGGGATACCGGAAGGTGATCGACCGGTCGATCGTGGTGACCCACATCGCGCCGAGCACGCTCCGGGAGTTCTGGCGCCAGCGTCGCGGCCGCGGGCGCGGCTGGCCCTTCCGGCTCTACTACGTGGACCGGGTGCCGCTGGAGGTCATCCGGTACTACCTGGTCGGCGTGTGCGTGTGGAGCGTCGGGCAGCTCCTGACCGTGGTCCCGTTCGTGCGGACGGCCGCCCGGCTGGCGCGCTTCGATCGTCGCGGACGGCGGGCGATCCCGGGGTTCACCCTGGCCGCCATCGTGGAGCACGTGGCCCATCGCCAGGGCGAGGTC